The DNA window TTACGCCGAGGCGGGGGCCGGGTCCACCCGGAGGGCCGGCACCACCCGCTTCAGCAGGGCCACTCCGCCAAACAAGAGGCCCACGTACGCGGCATTGCCCGCGAGGCTGTTGGCGAGGTACGGGAGGCCGGCGACGTAGCAGGCCCAGAGGCCGGCGGCCGTCGGCGGGTAGGTGTCGAACAGCCACCACATTCCGAAATTGGTGACCAGGAAGAACAGCAGCGACCCGGCCACGGTAGCCCCGACGACGCGCCCCACGCTCCGCTCCGACCGAAGCCCGAAGCCGAGCACGCCGATGGCCGCGAAGCCGCCGTAGACAAACGGCACGAGCGCGTGGAAGCCGATCACGAGGTCGCCCAGCAGCAGGGCCCCGAGCGACACGCGGAGGCCCACCCACCGGTTCGCAAAGTGCGCCCCGCCAAAGAGCGCCAGCGCGGCGATGGGCGTGACGTTGTGCGGGTGCGGGGCGATGCGGGCGGCCGCAGCGAGCAGGACGATGCCGGTGAGAACGGCGAAGCGGATGAGACGATCGCGAGACGTCATAGGAGCCTAGATGTTTGCCGGTAGAAACGGAGGCGCACGAGAACGCGCAGAGGCCCTACTGCCGGTCGCCGAGGAAGGTGATGTGTCCCGGAGAGTTCCCGGTCTCGAAGCGTGTGACTTCGTTCCCTTGTCGATCCAGAACGAGCGCCGTACCATTCGCACTGAAAAGTGGAAACCCACCTGCACCAACGGGCAGACGGGTCACGTACAGGTCCTGAGTCACGTCGTCGTACCCAACCGCAGTGATACCGATCAGCCCATCGTCCTGCGGGATCTCGAGGGTCGCGTCGAGCGCATTGGCGTTGGTATCGATCCGGAAGATCTCTCCCGTTCCGTTCCCTCCGAATGCCTGGCTCCCGCTAATGGTGTACAGCTCTTCGGCCCCCTCCGAGTAATACGCTGACTGCGACCCGTTCGCCGAACCAATGGGGGCACCAAGCTCCACGCGGTCTTTGATCGTTTCCTCGATCGGGCTCAAGAACAGCACTTCGGAAGCCTGTTCGCCTCCACCCTGACAGACCACCGCCACCTCGTTCTCATCGTCCACGAATACACTCTTCGGATTGGCGCAGTCGGGGAGAGACAGCGTGGTGTTTACGGTGTCGGCGCCCGCATCGAGGACAGAGAGAGTCCCGTCCGCAGAGTTGGCTACAAACGCCTTCCTGGCAACCGCGGCAATTCCCTCCGGCGACCGACCAACGTCAACCCGTTTCGTGACCGAGTCGGCTTCCAGGTCCACCACCGATACGGTGCTCGTATCAGGGACGAAGTTCGATGGAGCGTCATCCAGATCGCGACTTAGGTTGGTGACATAACCCTTATTCTCTTCGGGGAAGGCAATCCGTCGCGGTGAGCGCTGCAGATTTGTGATCTGATCCACTGGACCGAGCTGCTCAGTATCGAACGTCGTAATCTTGCCTGCATTATCGGAGGTTGTATTGTCGACGACGAAGAGACGACCGTTGTGCTGAGCCAGGCTGTTGATAAAGGCCACTTCGATGTCCTTGAGGGTGGCCGTAGAGGCGGTGGGGTTGTAAAGCGTAAGGGAGCCGTCCTGGGCACTGAAGTTGCCCGAATTGGCGATCACCACGTCCGTCGTCACGCGGCGGCCCTCGTCGTCATTCGAGCCAAAGAGGTCGCAGCCCGTGAGCGACAGGGCAGCGACGGCCAGGAATGCGATCCAGACGGCGGGGCGGCGCAGCCGCGCATTCGGAAGGGACGGGAGAACGGAAGACGAGGAAGAAGAACGCATCGTCGATAGAGGTCAGGAAGAGGGAAAGGAAAAGCGAAGTCGAAGGGTGGCGTGGCGGGGGGGCATGGGGTAGAGCCGCACGATTTCGTAGCGGCGGTCGAGCACATTTTTGACCTGCGCCTCCAGGGCGAGTCGGCCCGCATCGAAGGCCCACTCGTAGGCGGCCCGGACGTCAACCGTCTGGTACGGTGCGAGCGACCTTGATTCGTCGGCAGAGTAGAAGCGAGGGCCTACGAGCCGGCCCGTCGCGGAGACGGACAGTCCTCGCCATTCCGCACGGCCCCACAATTTCCACGTCTGTCGGGGGACGTAGGGCAGTTGCGCCCCGTAGGCCGGCGAGTCGGGGTTTGCCCGGTTTTCGGCTTCGGTGTGGGTGAAGTGGCTGCCGCCGGACAGGGACAAATTCGAACGCAGTTGTTGCCGTCCCCGCACGCTCAGCTCCAGCCCCCGGCTGTGGACGTGGGACACGTTGGACGGGCTCCACACCTGCACGCCGTTCGACACGTAGCTGGGCCGCCACACAATCTTGTCGGTCAGGCGCGTGGCAAAGGCGGTGGCCTCCACCGTGAGGAGGGCGTCGGGGCGCGCGAGACGGAAGGACACGCCGCCCTCCGTGGTCCAGCCGTCTTCGGGCTGAAGCCCAGGGGTCCCCCCCGGCTCGTAGTAGCGCTCGTTGAAGGTAGGGTAGCGGAAGGCGCGTCCCACGAGGCCGCGGAGCGTAAGGCCGACATCGTCGAACGGGCGCAGGCGGACGCCCAGACGAGGACTCGGCACGACCGTGGGCTCGCCGTTCGCCCCGATGGCGTCGAGCCGCACCGCCGGCTGAAGCTCAAACGGAGCGAGGGAGAGGGTCGCGTCCACGAACGTGGCTCCGGACACCCGGTCAACCCCTCCGTCCAGCGAGGCGTGATCGTAGCCGACCGTGGTGCCTGCCGTGATCGACCCGAGGGACGAGAGGGGATAGCGCAGCTCGGCGTCCGCGTCCGTGGCCGTCGTGAGGGTCGTGCGGTCGGTCTGGGTCGGGGGGTTGCGGTAGCGCAGGCGGGAGCGCTGTCCCTGTGCCGAGAGCTCGAGGGTGCCCGCCCCGAGGGGCAGGGTGCCCTCCGTCCACACCCGCCCCAGCTCGTCCCACTGACGAGCCCCCCCGCTGCGTGCGCTAGCCGGTCCCGGAAGGCCCCGCCGCGCCTTCGTCCACCACCCGGACAGGCGCCACCGCTGCGCGTCCCCCCGCCACGTTCCCCGTCCGAAGAGGGTCATCGTGCGGGCGCCGGCTCCGTTCCGCCGCAGCGTCTGCGTGGGCACCAGAAACGAGTTGCGGTACTGAAAGTCGCCGTCCGTGCGGTAGTAGCGCCCCGCCACCAGTCCGGACCAGGCGCCCCGCCCGCCCGACGCGAGGGCCGACACGTGCCGCTCGTCGTACGCGCCGCCGCCGCCCGCCACGCGGAAGAGCGGATCGGTCTGTGGGCGCAACGTGCGAAGGTGAACGGTGCCGCCCAGGCTCCCGGAGCCGTGCCGGGCCGACCCGGCTCCGTGCTGCACCTCCACCGACTCGATCAGCAGGGTGGGAAGCAGCGACAGGTCCACCTGGCCCGTCTGCGGGTTCGCAACGCGCAGGCCGTCGAGCAGGACCTGTGTCTGCGTGCCGCCCATGCCCCGCATCGAGAGGGTGGCGAGGCCCGTGCTCCCGTACTGCTTGACAAACGCCCCGGAGCGCATCGACAGGAGGTCGGCCACCGACTGCGCGCCGCTCGCGGCCACGGCGTCCGCGTCGAGGGTCGTGACGTGGGCGGCCGCCGGGATGGAGGCGGCGCGGTCCAGAACCCCTTCCACCGTCACCTCGGGGAGGATCACGGACATTGCGATGGACGAGTCCGGCGGTTCCGAGACGACCGGGGGGCGCCGCGTCGTGTCGACGGGCGCGGGTGCCTGGGCCCATCCGGGGACGGGCAGCAGGAACGCCGAAGCGATAAGCAAGACGAGTGCAGCCATAGAAAAAGCCCTCACCTCAGTACAGAGGCGCGGGCGGCTGCACGGGGCCCACGAAGGACGCCCCCACGTCCGCGACAGGAGGGACGGACGGGGCAGGATCGGCGTCCGCTACGGAGGGGACGCACGGAAGAACGGGGCCATGATCGGGGCAAGCGCGCCACAAGCCTCTGGTCCCGGAGGTTGTTGGCGGTGAGAGAATCCGCGATGGCGGTCGGGATCCTCGTCACGCACACAGGCAGGTCTCCTGGCTCGTCGAACCCACGGGCCGTCCAAGCGATCGGCGGCCCACGGTCGACGGAAGCGCTCGGCGGCTCCCCTTCCCGCCACGACGAGCCGTCCCGACGATGGTTGTCGGGGTCACTCGGTCGGGCAGTGGCGAACCGCCTCCAGCGCGCGTCCGTCGTTCGATTCACAGTTGCGGGTACAGCCCCAGACTGGCCGTGGCGGAGGACGGAAGCGCAGTCGTCAAGACGAACTGAGCGCTTCGGCGTGCGCCAGGGCGGCACTGGTGTTCCCTTTTCATCCCGCCCGGCGGGCGCCGGGCGAGAACCTGTGACGTGTGTGAAAGAACGGGTCTCAAATACAATCCCAATGTAGACGCTCGGCGCGGCAAAGCACAATCCCTTCATGGGATCTTTCGTGTACGCGCCCAGGGCGCGAAAGGCGTCACTGACCGCGGAGGCGGCGGGCCAGTTTCGCGGTGCGTGCCGCATCGTTCGGGAGGGAGGCGTCGTCGTCGGGGGCCTCAAGGGGGCCAGGGGCTGTGCCGTCCAGTGGGGAGAGCCCGCTGGACTCGTCGTGATCCGCGATCCAGGCCTCGCTGGTGACGATTGTTTCCAGGTTCTGCACCCGCTCCTGCAGGGCATCCCGTTCCGCCTCCAGGCGAGCGAGGCGGTCCTGTAGTCCGTCGATCCGGTCCTCAACCTCACGCGTGGAGCTGCCCAGTTCCCGGTGCTTGGTCTTGAATTTAAGCCACTCCTTGTACCCGGCGAGGGCAATGCCCAAAATGGGGGTGGCGAAGACCATGACGACCGCAACCAGGGGAATGAGAGACATGGGCATGGCGCCGGGTTTGAATCGTTGAAATAGCATAATCATACGCCGACGCCTTCATTCCTGTTGCACAGAGGGCAGTAGGCGAGGAGGGGCGCCGAACGAACGTGCCTGGGGACCGAAGGGGCGGACACTTGATTTCGAGGAGTGCCCGCTTCACTTTTGGGAATGGAAAACAAAACGGGCACATCCGCCCCCCCACCAACTGCGTTCCTCGTTGTGTCTCGAGCCATTGCCTGGCACCTTTCGTTTATCGGAGCGGGACTTCTATGGATCGCCGGTCCGGCATGGGGGGCTGCCCGTCCGACCCCCGACGACAGCCTTCGGCTTGGACCGGCGGCGTCCATTGCCGAGGTCCGAGTGGATGCGAATGCGGACCACGTTCCGGACCGGAGGGGAGAGACCGTGACGGTGGCGGGGCGGGTCACGGCGGGGCGAGGGCGCCTGGCCGTGTCCCGGCCCCGACTGGTTGCGGTTCAGGACCGTACGGCCGGGATCCACGTGCGTCTGCCCGACAGCCTGGTCGTGGAGCGGGGCGACAGCCTTCGCGTTCGGGGAGTGGTGACGCACGCCTACGGGCTGACCCGACTGCGGGGGGCCGAGGGGCGGGTTGTGGAGGCCGGGGCCCGCACGCCGGCCCCGCTTCCACTCACCGTGAACACAGCGGCGGGGGAGCAGCACGAGGGCCGGCTCGCCCGCGTTCGAGGGCGCATCGCCGGAAAGGGGACCAACCGGGGGGGCGACTACCTGCGCCTTCAGGCCCAGGGGACCGCGTCGCCGGCGCAGATTGAAGTGTTCGTGGCGGAGCGGCACGGAGACCGGTTCGGGCTGGATCGCTTCGCAGAGGGCGACGCGATCGAGGTGACAGGGGTGGTGGGCCAATACGACTTTGAGGCGCCGTACGACGAGTACTACCAAATCGAGCCCCGAGGCCGGGACGATCTTGCCCAGGTCGGGTGGCCCTCAACCTATCTCCGAGCAGCACTCCTGATTCTTGCGGGCGGAGGGCTCGTGGGCGCGATTGTCGTGATTGGGCTTCGGGCGGCCGTCCAGCGCCGCACGCAGGAGCTGGAGGAAAGCCGGGCCCGCTTTCGTCGGCTGGCGGAGGCCACGCTTGAGGGCATCGCCCTCCACGAGACCGACGGAACGATCGTCGACGCGAATGCATCCCTGGCCCAGATGATGGACACGGACCGGGAGGCCCTGATCGGGAAGGACATCACCGCCCTCCTCGCGTCGGCCCCGTCGGTTCATTGGGACCGGGCCGAGGGGAGGACCGACGCCCCGGTCGAGACCGAACTGGTCCATGCGGGCGGCACGACGACCCCGGTCGAGGTCGAAACGCGGACCGTGACGACCGGCGACGAGCCCGTTCACGTGTGCGCCGTGCGGGACCTCTCCGAACGGAAGGAGTGGGAGGACGAGATGCTCCGTGCGAAACAGGAGGCCGAGCAGGCGGCTCGGCTCAAGTCAACCTTGATCCACAACATGAGCCACGAACTCCGCACGCCCATTACCACCATCACGGGCTACGCGGAAGTGATCATGGAGGAGGCCGAGGAGCCGCACCGGTCGTTTGCCCTTCAGATTCGGGAGAGCGGACGGCGCCTTTCGGACACGCTCCAGTCGGTGCTGGACATGGCGCAGATTGAGTCCGGCACGCTCGAGGTGACGGTGCAGGAGGTGTCGGTTCCGGGGGTGGTCCGCGACGTCGTCGACCGGCATGCGCAGGCGATCGAGGACAAGGCCCTCACCGCGGAGCTCGACGTGCCGGAGGACTGTGTCGTGGCGACGGATCGCGCGCTCCTGTACCGCATCCTCAACAACCTGGTCCAGAACGCCGTCAAGTTCACGGAGAAGGGGAGATGTCAAGTCTGGGTTGAGCCCGTCGCGTTTGGGGTTCGCATTCACGTGCGGGACACGGGTGTCGGCATCGACCCCGCGTTTCGGCCGCATCTCTTCGAGCCGTTTAAGCAGGAGTCCGAGGGGGTGGCGCGGGAGTACGAAGGGACCGGGTTGGGCCTCGCCCTCACGAAGCGCCTGGTGGACCTGCTCGGGGGCGCCATCGAGGTGGACAGCGCCAAGGGGGAGGGCAGTGCGTTCACGGTCGAACTGCCGTCGTTGACGGAGGCGGAGGCGTCCGCCCCGGCCGTCGCCGAGGGGCCGATGAACTGACTGGGGCGTCGATCCGGCGCAAAAGAGCTAGGGGGCGAGAAACCGCCGCACAGGGTCGACGAGCGCCGGCCCCAACTCCTCCGGCACGTAGTGGCCGACCGAGGGGTAGCGGCGCACGGCGGTCCCCGAAACGACGTTCTGCCAGCGCCGCAGGCACGCCTCAGTGCCGAACGCCGGATCGGCCATGCCCCAGCACAGGAGGGCCGGGCAGTCCCGCAGCCGGTGTCGCCGCGTCCACAGGGCCCGGAGCCAGTCGGCCTCGGTGCGGAGGGCCCGGGCGAAGGCCCAGCAGGCGTGTCGGCGCGGCCGGGAGTCCAGGGCGGCGGCGTAGTCCGTAATCCAGTCGTGTTGGGGGCCGCCGCCGGTGGTCATCGGCATGACGATGCGCGCGAACGCATTGCCGTGCTCGACGGCGAGGCGGCCCGCCGGGGTGGCAAGCAGTCGGCTTGCCCCCTGCAGCAGTGGGCGGTGCGTGAGCGGCCACGCCCAGGTGTTCATCAGCACGAGGCGCCGGACGGTGTCGGGGTGGCGGAGGGCGTAGGCCATGCCGATCGGGCCGCCCCAGTCGTGCAGCACGAGGGTGAGATCCGAAAGGTCCAGTGCGCACAGCAGGCGCTCCACCAGCACGGCGTGTGCGGGAGGGCGGTACGAGAAGCCTGGTGGGGCGGCCGAGCGGCCAAACCCGAGATAATCGGGCGCGATGCACCGGTGGTCCCGCGCCAGGTCGCGGAGGAGGTGGCGGTAGAGGCGGGCGCTCGTGGGGTTGCCGTGGAGGAAGACGACGGGCGGCCCGCTGCCCGCGTCGGTGTAGGCGAGCGGGCCGGCCGGGGTCTGAACGGTCCGCGTGGCGTCCGGGGCGGTCGGGGCCGAAGGCATGGGACGAAGGGGATTGGGCCGGCGGCGGGCTTAGTCGAGCAGCGTGGGGGCCGACTCGTACTGGTCGGCCACGGCGCGGGCCTCCGTGGCCATCCGCTCCCGGAGCGCGCGCGGCTCCAGCACCTGGGCGTGGCGCCCCCAACTCAGGAGCCACGGCATCACCTCGAGCACGTGATCGACGTTCAGGGTCAGCAGCAGGCGGTCGTCGGACAGATGCTCGCGGGACTCCACAGCGACGGACGACGGGACCTGCACGGCCGCAGCCGCCTCGTCGGCGAAGACGACCCGGACGCGCCGTTGGGACGGGGCCGCCGGGCCCTGCGAGCGCGCCCCGTAGCTGGCCGGGCGCTCGAACGTGGCGTCCGTCATGTCGAGGCCGCGGATGCGCTCCAGGCGCAGGTGAACCACATGCTCGCGGTCGTGGCCGTACCCCACGAGGTGCCACGCGCTGCCCTGTCGCACCAGGCCGTACGGGTCGATGCGCCGCGTACTGGGGCCATTGTCGGACGCGCCCGCCAGCGTGGCCAGCAGGGTCCGCTCCTCCACCAGCGCGTGGCGCGCCTGTCGCAGTAGGCCGTCCTCGGTCGAGTCGCCAAAGACGTTGGACGGGATCAGGGACACGCTTCCCCGCAGGGAGAGCACACGTTCTCGGTCGTCGGGCGGGAGCACGTCCTCAATCTTGTGCCGGGCCGCTCGGGCCGCGGCCTGGTAGCGCCCGCTGAAGTTGCGGGCGGCGTAGGCACTGCCCAGGACGAGCATCACCGCCTCGTCGCGCGTCAGTCGGATGGGGGCGAGCAGGTAGTCGTCCGGCAGCCGGTAGCCCTTGCCTGGCACCCCCTGCAGCGGCACGCCGGCCTCCACCATCGCCTGCACGTCGCGGTACACGGTTCGCTCGCTGACGCCGAGGGCGCGGGCCAGGTCGGTCGCGCGCGTCCAGGCGTCAGGCTCTAGTTGCAGCAGAATGGCGGGCCAGCGTTCGGAGGGCGTCATGGGCGAGGGGGCGGCGTCGCAACGGCTACGTGGACCCGCCAAGATAACCAAATTGACGCCGGACTTTCATCCTCCGGCTATCGGCGTTCTTCGGGCAGCCGGACGCCCGCCGCCACGTACGGGCGCGGCAGGGACGACGGAGAAGAAGCCTGCTGCGTCAGGGCCGCGATTCGATCGTCCGTCTCCTCGCTGAGCGCATCCAATCCCAGCCGCGTCCGGGCCGTGCGAAGGAATTGGGCGCGAGCCTCGTGCAGGGCCGACACGCACCCCCTCACCGCCTCCGACGAGGCCTCCCCGCTGGCCTCCTGGGCCTCGAGCGTTTCCCGAGCGTCCAGCAGCGCGTCGACCAGTTCCTGCGCGCGACGAATCGTGTCCTCCTCCAGCACAGCGGTTGCCTGGGTGAGGGCACTTGTGCAGTCCCAGAGGTGCTCGTCGGCCTCCTGCTTGACGTCGAGCAGCGTCTTCCCGTCGAGTGGTTCGCGCAGCGGCGCCCGCCCGCACTCCAGCCCGGGGGCGTTCCCCTTTCCCGGACTCATCGAGGACGGTTTGGTCGAGGCCGAGCCGTTCTCCGAGAGCTGCGTCCCCACCAGAAGGCGCGTTTCGTAGGCACGGAGCGACGCCAGGGCCGACGAAATGCATTGGTCGATCGCACAGACGTGTTCGATTCGTTGCTGAAGGGCCGTCGGGGCGGGCGCGTGATCGGCGTGCCTGTGCAACATCCATCCAATCAGGACCCCCACGAGAGGCCCCGACACTGCCATCAATGCCGTCACGGAGCTGTCGGTGCTATTGTGATCGTAACACGAAAAATATGCCCAAAATGGCGAATGTTTCCAAATTTGTGCCGCCAGACTGGTCAAACGCACAAAAAAGTTTTGCTCAAGGTGTCAAGTGGGTACTGTGAAGGATATGTGCAGGGAAGCGCTTCTGATTGAAGATGCACGGCCGGGCGTCCATGAAGGGCATTGGGGACCGAACGTCGTCGAGCCTGGCGGGCGACCTAAGACGACGGCTCTACCGCCCAGACAAACGTAAGGAGCGGCCGCACATCCCGGGCCATGCGGACGACCTCCCCCGCAAAGTCCGGGGACTGGAGGGCCTCCTCCGGGTAGTCCCGCTTGACCACGTAGTTTTTCCACTTCAAGTACGGGGCAATCGGGGTGTCCCGGTAGTCGCTGAAGCCCTTCGGCATGCCCGTGAGGGTGTCCTCCATGCTGTGGACGGGGAGCCCCCGGCCTTTCATCTCGTCGAGCAGCTCGAAGAACCGCTCCGGCTCCGCCGCGATGCGCTCCCGGACGGGGCGGAGGTACGAGACGCTCGGCTGATAAAAGCCCGCTCCCAGAAAGCAGTAGTCCGGCTCCACGTGCACGTAGACGACCCCGTTCTCGTCGCGCTGCCCCGAGCGGTCGAACACGCCGCTGACGTGCGTCTTGTACGGCGTCTTGTCGTCGGTGAAGCGCATGTCCCGGTAGATCCGGAACCGAGACTTCTTGGGATGGGCGGTCAGCGGAAGATCCGTCTCGGCGAGGCGCCGCGCGTCGTCGATCAGCAACAGCTCCAGCGGATCCTTCAGTTCCGCCTCGTAGGTCTCCTTGCGCGCCTTGAACCAGCCGCGGTCGTTATGGTCGGCCAGGGCGCGGAGAAACGCGAATGCCTCGGGGCGGAAGCCCGGGAATGGGGGACGAGATAGGAGCTCAGCCATCGAGGGGAGTTGCCGGGAAATGTGGAAACGAGAACGCAGAACGGTCCACAAATCACCAACGAGTCGGGCGGGACCGTTCTCCAGTCCCCTCTCCCCGTGGAAGCGAAGGCGTGGGACCTCGCGGTGCGCGCGTCCTTCGAGATTGTCGCTGCTCCCCCGGAGGGATTACGTCCCGAGGTCCATCTCCGCCACGATGGACTTCATTCCCGCCTCGAATTTGTTAGCGCCGCCCTGGGAGGGATGGCGCACGTAGGTGGGATCGGCACCGACCTCGTCGAGTGCGCGTTCGCCCTTGCGGCCCACGCCGACTGTGCGGTCGGGATCGAGCGCATCCAGCACCCCGCGCAGCAGGTCGTGCCAGTCCCGCA is part of the Salinibacter ruber DSM 13855 genome and encodes:
- a CDS encoding TonB-dependent receptor plug domain-containing protein yields the protein MAALVLLIASAFLLPVPGWAQAPAPVDTTRRPPVVSEPPDSSIAMSVILPEVTVEGVLDRAASIPAAAHVTTLDADAVAASGAQSVADLLSMRSGAFVKQYGSTGLATLSMRGMGGTQTQVLLDGLRVANPQTGQVDLSLLPTLLIESVEVQHGAGSARHGSGSLGGTVHLRTLRPQTDPLFRVAGGGGAYDERHVSALASGGRGAWSGLVAGRYYRTDGDFQYRNSFLVPTQTLRRNGAGARTMTLFGRGTWRGDAQRWRLSGWWTKARRGLPGPASARSGGARQWDELGRVWTEGTLPLGAGTLELSAQGQRSRLRYRNPPTQTDRTTLTTATDADAELRYPLSSLGSITAGTTVGYDHASLDGGVDRVSGATFVDATLSLAPFELQPAVRLDAIGANGEPTVVPSPRLGVRLRPFDDVGLTLRGLVGRAFRYPTFNERYYEPGGTPGLQPEDGWTTEGGVSFRLARPDALLTVEATAFATRLTDKIVWRPSYVSNGVQVWSPSNVSHVHSRGLELSVRGRQQLRSNLSLSGGSHFTHTEAENRANPDSPAYGAQLPYVPRQTWKLWGRAEWRGLSVSATGRLVGPRFYSADESRSLAPYQTVDVRAAYEWAFDAGRLALEAQVKNVLDRRYEIVRLYPMPPRHATLRLRFSFPSS
- a CDS encoding sensor histidine kinase; translated protein: MSRAIAWHLSFIGAGLLWIAGPAWGAARPTPDDSLRLGPAASIAEVRVDANADHVPDRRGETVTVAGRVTAGRGRLAVSRPRLVAVQDRTAGIHVRLPDSLVVERGDSLRVRGVVTHAYGLTRLRGAEGRVVEAGARTPAPLPLTVNTAAGEQHEGRLARVRGRIAGKGTNRGGDYLRLQAQGTASPAQIEVFVAERHGDRFGLDRFAEGDAIEVTGVVGQYDFEAPYDEYYQIEPRGRDDLAQVGWPSTYLRAALLILAGGGLVGAIVVIGLRAAVQRRTQELEESRARFRRLAEATLEGIALHETDGTIVDANASLAQMMDTDREALIGKDITALLASAPSVHWDRAEGRTDAPVETELVHAGGTTTPVEVETRTVTTGDEPVHVCAVRDLSERKEWEDEMLRAKQEAEQAARLKSTLIHNMSHELRTPITTITGYAEVIMEEAEEPHRSFALQIRESGRRLSDTLQSVLDMAQIESGTLEVTVQEVSVPGVVRDVVDRHAQAIEDKALTAELDVPEDCVVATDRALLYRILNNLVQNAVKFTEKGRCQVWVEPVAFGVRIHVRDTGVGIDPAFRPHLFEPFKQESEGVAREYEGTGLGLALTKRLVDLLGGAIEVDSAKGEGSAFTVELPSLTEAEASAPAVAEGPMN
- a CDS encoding alpha/beta fold hydrolase gives rise to the protein MPSAPTAPDATRTVQTPAGPLAYTDAGSGPPVVFLHGNPTSARLYRHLLRDLARDHRCIAPDYLGFGRSAAPPGFSYRPPAHAVLVERLLCALDLSDLTLVLHDWGGPIGMAYALRHPDTVRRLVLMNTWAWPLTHRPLLQGASRLLATPAGRLAVEHGNAFARIVMPMTTGGGPQHDWITDYAAALDSRPRRHACWAFARALRTEADWLRALWTRRHRLRDCPALLCWGMADPAFGTEACLRRWQNVVSGTAVRRYPSVGHYVPEELGPALVDPVRRFLAP
- a CDS encoding DUF6580 family putative transport protein, which encodes MTSRDRLIRFAVLTGIVLLAAAARIAPHPHNVTPIAALALFGGAHFANRWVGLRVSLGALLLGDLVIGFHALVPFVYGGFAAIGVLGFGLRSERSVGRVVGATVAGSLLFFLVTNFGMWWLFDTYPPTAAGLWACYVAGLPYLANSLAGNAAYVGLLFGGVALLKRVVPALRVDPAPASA
- a CDS encoding helix-turn-helix transcriptional regulator, translated to MTPSERWPAILLQLEPDAWTRATDLARALGVSERTVYRDVQAMVEAGVPLQGVPGKGYRLPDDYLLAPIRLTRDEAVMLVLGSAYAARNFSGRYQAAARAARHKIEDVLPPDDRERVLSLRGSVSLIPSNVFGDSTEDGLLRQARHALVEERTLLATLAGASDNGPSTRRIDPYGLVRQGSAWHLVGYGHDREHVVHLRLERIRGLDMTDATFERPASYGARSQGPAAPSQRRVRVVFADEAAAAVQVPSSVAVESREHLSDDRLLLTLNVDHVLEVMPWLLSWGRHAQVLEPRALRERMATEARAVADQYESAPTLLD
- a CDS encoding YncE family protein: MRSSSSSSVLPSLPNARLRRPAVWIAFLAVAALSLTGCDLFGSNDDEGRRVTTDVVIANSGNFSAQDGSLTLYNPTASTATLKDIEVAFINSLAQHNGRLFVVDNTTSDNAGKITTFDTEQLGPVDQITNLQRSPRRIAFPEENKGYVTNLSRDLDDAPSNFVPDTSTVSVVDLEADSVTKRVDVGRSPEGIAAVARKAFVANSADGTLSVLDAGADTVNTTLSLPDCANPKSVFVDDENEVAVVCQGGGEQASEVLFLSPIEETIKDRVELGAPIGSANGSQSAYYSEGAEELYTISGSQAFGGNGTGEIFRIDTNANALDATLEIPQDDGLIGITAVGYDDVTQDLYVTRLPVGAGGFPLFSANGTALVLDRQGNEVTRFETGNSPGHITFLGDRQ
- a CDS encoding DUF2461 domain-containing protein; translation: MAELLSRPPFPGFRPEAFAFLRALADHNDRGWFKARKETYEAELKDPLELLLIDDARRLAETDLPLTAHPKKSRFRIYRDMRFTDDKTPYKTHVSGVFDRSGQRDENGVVYVHVEPDYCFLGAGFYQPSVSYLRPVRERIAAEPERFFELLDEMKGRGLPVHSMEDTLTGMPKGFSDYRDTPIAPYLKWKNYVVKRDYPEEALQSPDFAGEVVRMARDVRPLLTFVWAVEPSS